ATGGATTATGACCAGTGCTGCTGCAACTGTCTCCAGCTGGACACACTCAAAACAATGCAACAAGCATCTGCATGTCATAATGGAATTGGAGAAATGTaggaagaatgaagaaaaaacaaagtaatTGGTGGGTAAAGCCTGTGTGGTGATCCCTAAAGGGACAAGACACCCTCAACCTCTTTTGGAGAAGTGGGTTGAGCCGGTCAAGAAGAGACAGCTCCGGTGCAGTTTTCCAAAAGGACAAAAGAGCTAACCTCGGGTCAAGCCCGGTGCAGTGAAGAGCTGTCAGCATATGACGATCTAAAGGTGTAttcaagaagaaagaaattggTGGGAAACCACCTCCTTGGAAAAATGTGGGTCATGGAGGGCAAGCAGGGGCAACAACAGTGCAGTCCTGCCAAAACCGAGAAAGAAACCTGAAAAGTTGGTCAAGCAAAGTGTATTCAAGAATAGGCAATACGAATGGTGCAGTCCAGCTAAGTGGTGCAAAGGCATTCAGTCTTGATTAGAAGCTTTTGATCCAACGACAAGAATTTTGCAGCTGCGGTACCCACTTCGGTGCCGTAGAATTTTCCACTGTGTAACAGCTTAACTAATCTAACAAAGTCTAACAAACTACCTAACTTCTGAAGTGCAACAACAAGTGAGAGCTGTGAGTAATCTTAACGTCTATCAAGTAATTCGTGAGCAATAACCTCTTTGGAAAAAGATGTCCTAGGTGGTGAAAAAGAGCTTCAATGCAGTCCCATCCAGAGTGCTAACCATGGTGCAGTTCACTTATCGAAGTGGTGCAAAAACATTGGTTATTGACTCGGTAGGCATACTTTCCGATGCTActctttttttagataattcaaTCTATGTAATCTGTttaacaatttaataaattgttttaataactttgatataatctatttaataatttaacaaaattgttttaacaacttcgatataattacatctaattgGACTCGAACTAATTAATTCCTTAACCTTGTGCTTGGAATTCCCTACcttaatattcttttatatatatgaataaaatatttatcattccATATCTATATCACTTTTAATATAGATATAGATGTATCAATACTAACGGTCATGCTTTTTCATTCAAGTATGAATTTGTTTGATGAATTGCTGATTGTTTTTAATCTAATTTGCTtaaataattccatattttttaggattattgttcctaaaagatgttttaatatattttgtgaaAGACTTATTTCCCATATTTTGAAATCCCTAATTTGAAGCATTCATAAGAAATCTAAgttatctttatttgattctaAAATTCAATCTGAGTTTAAACTTCGGTTGattactatatattttgatgaaatgacaattttttgtttatagaaACAAAACCATGGTTAGTTGTGCTATGGtgattattttcaataatattatttcctATTGACAAATGACCTGTATATATATCATCCCCAAAGCTAATCTTCACTcaatttggtgttttttttcttcttcttttttttttctttttaacattttactAAATTCTTTATCCAATTTGAGATCTTAATTCTcacaaataaaaacacaaaattaaaattattaacctTTTCAAAATTGTTCAGATTACATGATAAATATTGATCATGTCATATCTTTGATTGAGTAAAACAAAAACCACTTTTACTCTATTCTTTCAATAGCTTATTGTTgtcaatttatattatattctttttGAACCATAAAACATGTTTGGAAGAAGAAAGTCAcgtttgaatttgaattttctaaCTTTCTAATCCTCACGAGCCATGATTTTGAAATAAGCTAAATccaattataagaaattaagtaATTGTAAGTTATaagaaattaagtaaaatatgTCTACAAATAGAAGTCGATTTGGGCCAAACAATTTGCTGAAATGATCAATCACAGCCAAATAATTTATTGTAGTAAAGTCTATcgtatcttttaaaaaaaaatacgaaATGTTCTTCTGGAAGTCATTCACTAGGTATCTTGACTTAATATTATGccaatggaaaaatatgaaataaaagcaTACAGAATAATTTGTATAAAGGTGATATAATAAGGAACTTTCAACTACCTGGCAGGCCATGCCCAATGGTCCCTCAATTCTTGATTTGTGAACTCTTAAATAAGCTCAGGGTGGAAGAAAGGAACATGATCATCTCCAtgccttcttcttcttaattatGGAGTCCTTAAATCAGCAATTTGATTCAGGAGCTTCTTGAGTCTAACCACCACATCTTTCATGTTAATCCTCTTCTCAGGAGGCTCAGCTGTACAATCCAGAGCTAATGTCATGATGGAAGAAAAACAAGCTTGTTTTAAGGAAAAACTTTCATCTTCTTCTGTCAGGAGATTGGCATCTATAACCTCCATTATGTTGTTGGTTGATGACTCCACCCAACTCTTCAAGGTTAGTTCCTCCATAAACATTTCGTCTATAGGTTTCTTCCTCACAAAAGTTTCCATGAGCATGATCCCATAACTATATATATCACCTTTTGTGGATACTATTCCCTCTGAGCCATACTCTGCATGCTTGCATATTAGTTTCCATTAgtaaaatgaacaaagaaataGTAATATAgagaaagataaataattaataaaaaaaaacaatcttcttgtgaaaaaatattaattatcaaGAGGTCAAAAATGATCATGTAAGACATTTGTAAAGAGCCAATGACTACCTCTCCATTTTTCAACGGactgaaaacaatttaaaaaaccTAGAATACTTACAATAACTTATCCCCTAACCTACACCCTACATGTAATATTAGTTGTTCATTATGTAAAACTTTGATGCCAAATAGTGCTTCTTGGTCAAATGGAAAACCAGCTagttgaaagagaaaaaaaaatgacataagaATGTGTTGAAGTGATAGGAAACTTTACCTGGTGCCATATAGCCTACGGTGCCCAAGGTTTTGGTTCTCTTCATAAACTCATTTCCCATCAACAGTTTTGCAATGCCGAAATCACTTATGTGTGCAACCATGTCATCATCCAACAAGACATTGCTGGGCTTCAAGTCACAGTGAACCACAGGATTTGAATAATCATGATGGAGATACTCTAACCCTGATGCCACatctatcataatttttaatcgTTGGACAAAATCCAAGTAGTAGTTGTGAGAGTACAACCACTTCTCTAAGCTCCCGTTAGGCATATACTCAAGCACCAAGGCTTTGAAGTCCAAGTTGGAACAACTACTAATTATCTTGGTAAGATTTCGATGGCGAATATTCCGCATTACTTCACATTCTACCTCAAAACTCTTGAAAGCTCCCTGTAATTCCAAATTGAAAACCTTCACAGCAACAATCAACCCATCGGATAGTACCCCTTTATATACCATTCCTAAGCTACCTTTTCCAATCAAATTGTCTTCACCAAAGTAGCCGGTTGCATAAAGGAGTTCTTGATGTGGAATCATTCTATGCATTCTGGGAAGCGGCAAATCAACTTGAACCGGAGTTTCTGACTTAGTGTGTCTTCGCTTCCATAGAATAAAGAGAACCACTAATATTATTGCTGATGATGATACACTCAGAGGGATAATACATTTCAAGAGGAGTGATTTTGTGTTCCTACTAGTATCTTTCTCACATGCCATGACTTGAAACCGAGGTGCTCCACAAAGTGCTAGGTTGGAGATGAAAGATTCAGCAGTGAAGTTTGCAAAGGGTCCACCGTTTGGAATCTCTCCTTGTAGTTTATTGAAAGAAACATTCAGGTATTTGAGATATTTCAGAGCCTCTAATGACTTGGGAATAAAACCAGATAAATTGTTCCCAGACAGATCCAAGTATTCCAAGCTCACCAAATCACCAAAATTGGGGGGAATATGACCTTGTAGCTTGTTATGGGATAGGTAAAGTTGGAACAGGTTTTGAAGAAGTGATATGGTGCTTGGGATGTTTCCTGAAAATTGGTTCTTTGACAGGTCCAAAACCACTAAGGACTTCATGCTTCCAACTTCTAGGGATAGTTGGCTGTTGAGGAAGTTTGAAGACAAGTTAAGAACCAAGAGATCTCTAAGGGTCCACAGAGATGAAGGTATCTCAGAATCTAGTCCATTGGAGTGAAGATAGACGTTACGCAGTCCAGTAAGATTCCCAAAGCAGCTTGGGATTGTTCCGAAAAGTTTATTCGAACTCAAATCCAAGAATCCCAAGTTTGTCAAATGGCATAGACCACTGGGAATGGATCCGTGTATTCGATTTTGAGAAATATGCAACCCCTGGAGCTTCTGTAGGCGTCCAAATGATGTTGGAATCAACCCTGTCAAGTCATTATCCTCAAGTCGTAAAGCAATCAAGTTGGTTAGATTACTAACCCCTGTAGGGATGGTGCCTCTGAGTTGGCAGCTGCTCATGTCAATACGTtcaagagaaatagagagattTCCCAATGAATTTGGAATAATGCCTTTTAAAGGATTACCATCGATCCACAATTTTCTCAAAGAAATGCAATTCGTCAATGATGTAAAAAAGGCAAGCTCAGAGTCTGAGTGTTCATTAGTCAACTGGTTTCGTGAAAGGCTGAGGATCTGGAGTCGTCTCAAGTTACCTAGATCTTTTGGCACATTCCCAATGAAGTAGTTGTCGCCTATGTACATGAAGATAAGTTTCGACATATTGGAAATGGACGTTGGAATTTTTCCACTGAATTGATTGCCATCTATATAAAGCTCTTCAAGATTCTGGAGCCAAGTGCCAATACCTGATGGGAGACTGCCTGAAAGGTGATTTATTGGCAACGAAAGGATCTGCAGCTTAGAGATGTTAAAAATAGCTTCTGGTACCATCCCCGTTAAATTGTTGTGGCAAATATCCAAGGATTGTAAGTTGATGAGATTCCCCAACTCCTTGGGGATATTACCTTGAATATTGTTTTCTGCCAGATAGAGATTTTGTAAGGCAGTTAAATTACCAAATGAAGGTGGAATGGTACTTGTGAAGCTATTCCTCCTAAGATAAATCTGTTCAAGCTTGGATAAGTTGCCAATTTCTCTTATTATGCTTCCTGCGAATTTGTTGGAAGATAGTGACAGTGACAGAAGCTCTCCACATAAGGACAGAGTTGCAGGAAGTTGACCACTGAGCCGATTCCAAGAAAGATAGAGCTGTTGGAGATTAGGAAGATGTTTGCAGATATCCATTGGAAGACTCCCAGAAAGGCTATTATGATTGAAAACAATCACTTTCAATGAagagatattgaaaatttggGCAGGAATAGGACCACTTAGTCTAGCAGACTCGAAGTTCAAAATACTTAAATTATGAAGATTCCCAATCTCTCTAGGAATTCCACCTCCCAAATTGTTATAACCAAGATATAATTCTTCAAGACTCGATAAACCCCCTATGGCTTGTGGAATGCCTCCAGTAAACTGATTGAATGATAATGATAGTACTTGGAGCTCTCCACATAAGGACAGAGTTGTAGGAAGTTGACCACTGAGCTGATTCCAAGAAAGATAGAGCTCTTGGAGATTAGGAAGATGTTTGCAGATATCCATTGGAAGACTCCCAGAGAGGTTATTATGATTGAAACCAATCACTTTCAATGAagagatattgaaaatttggGCAGGAATGGGACCACTTAGTCTAGCAGACTCGAagtacaaaatatttaaattatgaagATTCCCAATCTCTCTTGGAATTCCACCTCCCAAATTGTTATAACCAAGATATAATTCTTCAAGATTCGATAAACTCCCTATGGCTCGTGGAATGCCTCCAGTAAACTGATTGAATGATAATGATAGTACTTGGAGCTCTCGACAATGCGACAAGTTGGAGGGGATTTCACCTTTGAGTTGATTGGCTGAGAGATCAATGATTTCAAGCTTGGGAAGATCATAACCCATGCCTGTAGGGAGGATACCTACTAGGTTATTTCCTCCCAAATCCAAAAACCTCAATGAAGATATGTTGAACAGTGATGGAGGTATTTCTCCtgcaagaaaattaaaatgagtgggttggaaaaacttcaatGCATTGCTTACATCTTTGAAAGCTTGAGAGAAAGTGAGTgaataaaaaggaagagaagaaaggaaagaaaaagtgtacCTATCAAGCTATTATTCCGGAAAGACAATCTCTGAAGCTCCACCAAGTTACCAATTCCTTTTGGTATGCTTCCTGTGAATTCATTATATGGTAAGAAAATTACTTGAAGCTTTATACATCGGCTTAAACTGGTGGGAATCTCCCCACTCAAGTGATTTGATGAAAGATTAAGCTCCTTGAGCTTTGGATTGGTATTGCACATATCCATGGGAAGATTCCCAGAGAGACTATTATAGGAGAGACTAATGTTGAGCAAAGAAGATATGTTGAAAATAGTGGCTAGTATGGAACCTGTTAAGTTGTTCATTGGGAATGACAATATCTTCAGATTAAGAAGATCACTCATCTTCTTTGGAATTTCACCAGCCAACTTATTGTTGCCAAGATACAGCTCTTCAAGTTTTGATAAATTACAAATGGCTTCCGGAATGCTTCCAACCagattattattgaataaattcaACTGTTGAAGCTCCTTGCACTtacctaaaataaaatgaaaaaaatatctaaaatattattattattatgaacaTAAAAACTATGTTAGGTCGAGAAgagtattaaagaaagaaaagaaaatattaagggaaaataattttctcattgttggttttataatagaaaatagggaaaaaaatataattaaaattaattataattttatgtattttaaaattattatatcttCGTAtggaagaattaaaataagtaaataaatttgaagaaacatataaaattaatttattaaatttaaatctatttttttttttatgttaaatgaatttgaatgattgtataaaaataatttattaacttcaagtttatttattttttattgttttcactttttcttttcttctaagaaactctttattttctttcctttgtattgTCACTATaactttttgggaaccaaacatagtcataGGTTTTATTTAGTTCCAAAGAAATAGGagggaatgaaaataaagagtaaaaataggaaaaaaaattaaaagaaaaatagaaaaaatagatttaaagtcaacaaattatttatatgCTGCTTGAAATATGCttcacttgttttaaattttctatttaaaattaaataattttaaaataaattaattttaattatatttgatttttttttcatatttttatagtaaaatcaaatataagaaaataacttttttcagtatttttttcttagtactttcatGGAATCAAACATGATGATAACATTTGCAATAGACATTAATATTGAGGAAAACTTATCATGAACTACATATTGATGGTTGCCAAGCATTTAAGGGTAGTGcattttggtttgattgaatACGATTTGGAACCTATACGATGGTTTGAATTATGTGTACAATGATGTTTCTtactttataataataatttgtgaAATTAACTGTACACTTACACAAATGTTGGGTATTAGATAGaatataattaactaattgatattttttattttttttattgggaatGTTACCAAAAAAATTATCCACTATTGTTTatcacaaataaatattatattgtagctttaaatattttatagtaaattaaattaaagctatatatatatatatatataaattatttgatatctattaaatattttattacattttaatgtataataaattacattaaattatgttcactttttaataatataatttgttggatcaaaattttctatatttgaaaatatctaTCAATTGTAAAATATcactataaataaattatttaattttataactgaaaaaaaaaaatacactgtTAGCTGAAACTTTTTATTATCGTTGTGTATGTTTATTCTGacttgtattttatattattcattctaaaaattagaataaaaaatcattaccaTTACTATAATTGTGTTTACTTGAGTtcattcaaaatagaaaaaagaaaataatttttaggaaattaaaaaaataaaactaatttttaaattgtataatgatttatttaattaaaatgaattttatatcaaaataaagagaataagTTAAAGTTGTatcattcatatttttgttatcattcATGGTCACaataattcaacaatccaatctaccacatatataaatattattttttgaactataatttatcaattactCAACGATTTCATCACAATTGAAAGCCAAAAATCATGATAACCCCAacctttattgatattatatgtTGAAGCAGGAAACATGAGTATTAACCTATAAAGTAGACAACAATTACGAGAATCTTACCAATTTCCTTAGGAAGAGAGGTATGGAAGTAGTTATTGCTAAGATCAAGAGAAATAAGAAATGAGAGGTTGCCGACTTGTGGCGCAATAGTTCCTTCAAGACCCATGTTAGAGAGGTTGATTGCAGAAACTCTTTGTTGAAGAGCATTGCAAGAAATACCATACCAAGTGCAATAGGAGCTTTTAGTTGACCAATTTATTGCCAAAATGCCTTGAGAATCATATGTGATATGGGCTTTGAAGGCCATAAGAGCAATTTCATCAACTAAATTGATGGAGAACACTGTGGGAGTGAAGCAAGCCACCCAACAATACACTAACACAAACACTGAAACACAAGGTGAAAAGAGATGCATCTTTCCTTTCAGAGAGCAAG
The window above is part of the Vitis riparia cultivar Riparia Gloire de Montpellier isolate 1030 chromosome 12, EGFV_Vit.rip_1.0, whole genome shotgun sequence genome. Proteins encoded here:
- the LOC117926382 gene encoding receptor kinase-like protein Xa21 isoform X1, translated to MHLFSPCVSVFVLVYCWVACFTPTVFSINLVDEIALMAFKAHITYDSQGILAINWSTKSSYCTWYGISCNALQQRVSAINLSNMGLEGTIAPQVGNLSFLISLDLSNNYFHTSLPKEIGKCKELQQLNLFNNNLVGSIPEAICNLSKLEELYLGNNKLAGEIPKKMSDLLNLKILSFPMNNLTGSIPKGIGNLVELQRLSFRNNSLIGEIPPSLFNISSLRFLDLGGNNLVGILPTGMGYDLPKLEIIDLSANQLKGEIPSNLSHCRELQVLSLSFNQFTGGIPRAIGSLSNLEELYLGYNNLGGGIPREIGNLHNLNILYFESARLSGPIPAQIFNISSLKVIGFNHNNLSGSLPMDICKHLPNLQELYLSWNQLSGQLPTTLSLCGELQVLSLSFNQFTGGIPQAIGGLSSLEELYLGYNNLGGGIPREIGNLHNLSILNFESARLSGPIPAQIFNISSLKVIVFNHNSLSGSLPMDICKHLPNLQQLYLSWNRLSGQLPATLSLCGELLSLSLSSNKFAGSIIREIGNLSKLEQIYLRRNSFTSTIPPSFGNLTALQNLYLAENNIQGNIPKELGNLINLQSLDICHNNLTGMVPEAIFNISKLQILSLPINHLSGSLPSGIGTWLQNLEELYIDGNQFSGKIPTSISNMSKLIFMYIGDNYFIGNVPKDLGNLRRLQILSLSRNQLTNEHSDSELAFFTSLTNCISLRKLWIDGNPLKGIIPNSLGNLSISLERIDMSSCQLRGTIPTGVSNLTNLIALRLEDNDLTGLIPTSFGRLQKLQGLHISQNRIHGSIPSGLCHLTNLGFLDLSSNKLFGTIPSCFGNLTGLRNVYLHSNGLDSEIPSSLWTLRDLLVLNLSSNFLNSQLSLEVGSMKSLVVLDLSKNQFSGNIPSTISLLQNLFQLYLSHNKLQGHIPPNFGDLVSLEYLDLSGNNLSGFIPKSLEALKYLKYLNVSFNKLQGEIPNGGPFANFTAESFISNLALCGAPRFQVMACEKDTSRNTKSLLLKCIIPLSVSSSAIILVVLFILWKRRHTKSETPVQVDLPLPRMHRMIPHQELLYATGYFGEDNLIGKGSLGMVYKGVLSDGLIVAVKVFNLELQGAFKSFEVECEVMRNIRHRNLTKIISSCSNLDFKALVLEYMPNGSLEKWLYSHNYYLDFVQRLKIMIDVASGLEYLHHDYSNPVVHCDLKPSNVLLDDDMVAHISDFGIAKLLMGNEFMKRTKTLGTVGYMAPEYGSEGIVSTKGDIYSYGIMLMETFVRKKPIDEMFMEELTLKSWVESSTNNIMEVIDANLLTEEDESFSLKQACFSSIMTLALDCTAEPPEKRINMKDVVVRLKKLLNQIADLRTP
- the LOC117926382 gene encoding receptor kinase-like protein Xa21 isoform X2; its protein translation is MHLFSPCVSVFVLVYCWVACFTPTVFSINLVDEIALMAFKAHITYDSQGILAINWSTKSSYCTWYGISCNALQQRVSAINLSNMGLEGTIAPQVGNLSFLISLDLSNNYFHTSLPKEIGSIPKGIGNLVELQRLSFRNNSLIGEIPPSLFNISSLRFLDLGGNNLVGILPTGMGYDLPKLEIIDLSANQLKGEIPSNLSHCRELQVLSLSFNQFTGGIPRAIGSLSNLEELYLGYNNLGGGIPREIGNLHNLNILYFESARLSGPIPAQIFNISSLKVIGFNHNNLSGSLPMDICKHLPNLQELYLSWNQLSGQLPTTLSLCGELQVLSLSFNQFTGGIPQAIGGLSSLEELYLGYNNLGGGIPREIGNLHNLSILNFESARLSGPIPAQIFNISSLKVIVFNHNSLSGSLPMDICKHLPNLQQLYLSWNRLSGQLPATLSLCGELLSLSLSSNKFAGSIIREIGNLSKLEQIYLRRNSFTSTIPPSFGNLTALQNLYLAENNIQGNIPKELGNLINLQSLDICHNNLTGMVPEAIFNISKLQILSLPINHLSGSLPSGIGTWLQNLEELYIDGNQFSGKIPTSISNMSKLIFMYIGDNYFIGNVPKDLGNLRRLQILSLSRNQLTNEHSDSELAFFTSLTNCISLRKLWIDGNPLKGIIPNSLGNLSISLERIDMSSCQLRGTIPTGVSNLTNLIALRLEDNDLTGLIPTSFGRLQKLQGLHISQNRIHGSIPSGLCHLTNLGFLDLSSNKLFGTIPSCFGNLTGLRNVYLHSNGLDSEIPSSLWTLRDLLVLNLSSNFLNSQLSLEVGSMKSLVVLDLSKNQFSGNIPSTISLLQNLFQLYLSHNKLQGHIPPNFGDLVSLEYLDLSGNNLSGFIPKSLEALKYLKYLNVSFNKLQGEIPNGGPFANFTAESFISNLALCGAPRFQVMACEKDTSRNTKSLLLKCIIPLSVSSSAIILVVLFILWKRRHTKSETPVQVDLPLPRMHRMIPHQELLYATGYFGEDNLIGKGSLGMVYKGVLSDGLIVAVKVFNLELQGAFKSFEVECEVMRNIRHRNLTKIISSCSNLDFKALVLEYMPNGSLEKWLYSHNYYLDFVQRLKIMIDVASGLEYLHHDYSNPVVHCDLKPSNVLLDDDMVAHISDFGIAKLLMGNEFMKRTKTLGTVGYMAPEYGSEGIVSTKGDIYSYGIMLMETFVRKKPIDEMFMEELTLKSWVESSTNNIMEVIDANLLTEEDESFSLKQACFSSIMTLALDCTAEPPEKRINMKDVVVRLKKLLNQIADLRTP